In one window of Drosophila mauritiana strain mau12 chromosome X, ASM438214v1, whole genome shotgun sequence DNA:
- the LOC117146547 gene encoding mitogen-activated protein kinase kinase kinase isoform X1, translated as MPSQVSRGLDTTNMLPISEEQQLQQQQQQLEQLHHPQIPEIPIPDLEQVETQVGDGSLWTALYDYDAQGEDELTLRRGEIVVVLSTDSEVSGDVGWWTGKIGDKVGVFPKDFVTDEDPLQLNVSSAIGDIQPHEIEYNELDIKEVIGSGGFCKVHRGYYDGEEVAIKIAHQTGEDDMQRMRDNVLQEAKLFWALKHENIAALRGVCLNTKLCLVMEYARGGSLNRILAGKIPPDVLVNWAIQIARGMNYLHNEAPMSIIHRDLKSSNVLIYEAIEGNHLQQKTLKITDFGLAREMYNTQRMSAAGTYAWMPPEVISVSTYSKFSDVWSYGVLLWELITGETPYKGFDPLSVAYGVAVNTLTLPIPKTCPETWGALMKSCWQTDPHKRPGFKEILKQLESIACSKFTLTPQESFHYMQECWRKEIAGVLHDLREKEKRFQTIEEELRNKEEQLLRVQNEQREKANLLKIREQNLREREMVLIERELVMMQPVPSKRKHKKGKKNKPLQISLPTGFRHTITAVRDKAEQPGSPSLSGLRIVALTDGHKGKTWGPSTMHQRERSLLPSQLSGGQPEWPAQTSTHSSFSKSAPNLDKKQQQQQNQQQVASLTPPPGLGTLGGSGSGGAGGTPATPLLYPGIPIILTRPNNNNIGNCKAITTTITTTTTTTTNNNNNSISANNNNQLNNISTINSNNNNSQTNLTSQPNTIIVLQNGRSNSNSSTTSQSPAKIYHRARSQEYGLDHPHAYQPPPLYLVTDDSSETDTVASPTGCFHFLKSGNSSTASGAVHLHRFGGSLGNSPAVGRKKHSLDSSSHHPPPNGSNSFALPNQLTLPSEDNNTYDHAFYRDVIKKMSMASSERVNSKSSGDLTMYNSSTPLTARDCDDAEEAFEGGRFQRNFSGSQFPRHCFFTRQEEEGEAEEEEEVAAEVDTAEADAEDECQVPASQMRQNSTTSRKSSVTFQSVSFEEPDFVATPRTTARSDLYTSNASISFATYRSASPSLSSSSTTASASPSIASTEAVNGYHMQENSILNTRRMQDVQPHPDVIKLKEHLRAQEQRQQTKNQKKQRPKHITKSKSVEAPVEGQHHEHDDHNDPQHQHHSAGSSKIRALFNIFTRSRKKYSKLAEHNMVGGPEFCAIDPYQTDLAMGGSSRSLKRKGKKPQTQSCEQLERC; from the exons ATGCCCTCGCAGGTCTCCCGAGGATTGGACACCACCAACATGCTGCCAATCAgcgaggagcagcagctgcaacagcagcagcagcagttggaGCAACTGCATCATCCGCAGATACCAGAGATTCCCATACCAGATCTAGAGCAAGTCGAGACCCAGGTGGGCGATGGCAGCCTGTGGACAGCGCTGTATGACTACGATGCCCAGGGCGAGGATGAGCTGACACTGCGACGCGGCGAAATCGTGGTAGTCTTGTCCACGGACAGCGAGGTGTCTGGCGATGTGGGCTGGTGGACCGGCAAGATTGGAGATAAG GTCGGTGTCTTCCCCAAAGACTTTGTCACCGATGAGGACCCACTGCAACTGAATGTCTCGTCCGCCATTGGCGACATTCAACCGCATGAGATCGAATACAATGAGCTGGACATCAAGGAAGTCATCGGCTCCGGCGGCTTCTGCAAAGTCCACCGTGGCTACTACGATGGCGAGGAGGTGGCCATTAAGATTGCCCATCAAACGGGCGAGGATGATATGCAAAGGATGCGGGACAACGTCCTGCAGGAGGCCAAACTGTTCTGGGCCCTCAAGCACGAAAACATAGCAGCCCTGCGAGGAGTATGTCTGAATACCAAACTCTGCCTGGTGATGGAGTACGCCAGGGGAGGAAGTCTTAATCGCATACTGGCTGGCAAGATACCACCCGATGTACTAGTCAACTGGGCCATTCAGATAGCCAGAGGCATGAACTATCTGCACAATGAGGCGCCCATGTCGATCATACATCGCGACCTCAAGTCCTCCAATGTGCTGATCTACGAGGCCATCGAGGGCAATCATCTGCAGCAGAAGACGCTCAAGATCACGGATTTCGGTTTGGCCAGGGAGATGTACAACACGCAGAGGATGAGTGCGGCGGGCACGTACGCTTGGATGCCGCCGGAGGTCATCAGCGTTAGCACCTATTCCAA ATTCTCCGATGTTTGGAGCTACGGTGTTTTGCTGTGGGAACTGATAACGGGCGAGACGCCCTACAAGGGCTTCGATCCGTTGTCCGTGGCCTATGGCGTGGCTGTCAACACGCTGACCTTGCCCATACCAAAAACCTGCCCCGAGACGTGGGGAGCCCTGATGAAGA GCTGCTGGCAAACGGATCCGCACAAGCGACCGGGCTTTAAGGAGATTCTCAAACAGCTGGAGAGCATCGCCTGCTCCAAGTTCACGCTGACGCCTCAGGAGTCGTTTCACTACATGCAGGAGTGCTGGCGAAAGGAGATCGCCGGAGTGCTACATGATTTGCGCGAAAAAGAAAAG CGTTTCCAAACCATCGAAGAG GAACTGCGCAAcaaggaggagcagctgctcAGGGTGCAGAACGAGCAGCGCGAGAAGGCGAATCTCCTAAAGATCCGGGAGCAGAATCTGCGCGAGCGTGAAATGGTGCTGATCGAACGGGAGCTTGTCATGATGCAGCCGGTGCCATCGAAACGCAAACACAAAAAGGGCAAAAAG AACAAACCACTGCAGATATCGCTGCCCACGGGCTTCCGGCACACGATTACGGCCGTACGCGACAAGGCGGAACAGCCGGGATCACCTTCCCTCTCCGGGTTGCGCATCGTGGCAC TGACCGATGGGCACAAGGGCAAGACATGGGGCCCGTCGACGATGCATCAGCGGGAGCGATCCCTACTGCCTTCGCAACTGAGCGGCGGTCAGCCGGAATGGCCCGCCCAGACCTCAACCCACTCCTCCTTCAGCAAGAGTGCTCCGAATCTGGacaagaagcagcagcagcagcagaaccaGCAACAGGTGGCCTCGCTGACACCGCCGCCGGGTTTGGGAACTTTgggtggaagtggaagtggaggCGCTGGTGGGACGCCGGCCACACCCTTGTTGTACCCAGGTATACCCATTATACTAACGCgccccaacaacaacaacattggCAATTGTAAagccatcaccaccaccatcacaaccaccaccaccacaaccaccaacaacaacaacaacagcatctccgccaacaacaacaatcagCTAAATAATATTAGTACTATTAAtagcaataacaataacagtCAAACTAACCTGACCTCCCAACCGAACACGATAATCGTCCTCCAGAACGGCCGGAGCAACTCcaacagcagcaccaccagtcAATCCCCAGCCAAGATCTACCATCGCGCCAGGAGCCAGGAGTACGGACTGGATCATCCGCATGCGTATCAGCCACCACCACTCTATTTGGTAACGGATGACAGCTCGGAAACGGACACCGTGGCCAGTCCGACCGGTTGCTTTCACTTCCTGAAGTCCGGCAATTCGTCGACGGCCAGTGGTGCCGTGCATCTGCATCGCTTTGGCGGCAGTCTGGGCAACAGCCCAGCTGTGGGCAGAAAGAAGCATTCGCTGGACAGCAGCAGTCATCATCCGCCTCCGAACGGTAGCAATAGCTTTGCACTGCCCAACCAGTTAACTCTGCCATCGGAGGATAACAATACGTATGACCATGCCTTCTATCGGGATGTGATCAAGAAGATGTCCATGGCCAGCAGCGAAAGGGTGAACTCCAAGTCCAGTGGCGACCTGACCATGTACAACTCCAGCACACCGCTGACTGCCAGGGATTGCGATGATGCGGAGGAGGCCTTCGAGGGCGGACGCTTTCAGCGTAACTTTTCCGGCTCGCAGTTTCCACGGCACTGCTTCTTCACCAGGCAGGAGGAGGAAGGGGaagcggaggaggaggaggaggtggcggCGGAGGTGGACACAGCAGAAGCGGATGCCGAAGACGAGTGTCAAGTGCCCGCCAGTCAGATGCGCCAGAACTCCACCACGTCGCGCAAGAGCTCAGTGACCTTCCAGAGCGTCAGTTTCGAGGAGCCCGATTTCGTGGCCACGCCACGAACGACTGCCAGATCGGATCTATATACATCCAATGCCTCCATTAGCTTCGCCACCTACCGCTCCGCCTCGCCATCGCTGTCCTCGTCGTCCACCACTGCATCCGCCTCACCGTCCATTGCTTCTACGGAAGCTGTGAACGGCTATCACATGCAGGAGAACTCCATACTGAACACGCGTCGGATGCAAGATGTTCAGCCGCATCCCGATGTCATTAAGCTGAAGGAACACCTGCGGGCCCAGGAACAGCGCCAGCAGACCAAGAACCAAAAGAAGCAGCGGCCCAAGCACATTACCAAATCCAAGTCTGTTGAGGCGCCAGTCGAGGGACAGCACCATGAACATGATGACCACAATGATCCACAGCACCAGCATCACTCGGCTGGATCGAGCAAAATCCGCGCTCTTTTCAATATCTTCACGCGCTCGCGAAAGAAGTACAGCAAGCTGGCGGAGCACAACATGGTCGGTGGGCCCGAGTTCTGTGCCATTGATCCGTATCAAACCGATTTGGCCATGGGCGGCAGCAGTCGCTCCCTGAAGCGCAAGGGCAAGAAGCCGCAGACGCAATCCTGCGAGCAACTGGAGCGATGCTGA
- the LOC117146547 gene encoding mitogen-activated protein kinase kinase kinase isoform X2, translated as MPSQVSRGLDTTNMLPISEEQQLQQQQQQLEQLHHPQIPEIPIPDLEQVETQVGDGSLWTALYDYDAQGEDELTLRRGEIVVVLSTDSEVSGDVGWWTGKIGDKVGVFPKDFVTDEDPLQLNVSSAIGDIQPHEIEYNELDIKEVIGSGGFCKVHRGYYDGEEVAIKIAHQTGEDDMQRMRDNVLQEAKLFWALKHENIAALRGVCLNTKLCLVMEYARGGSLNRILAGKIPPDVLVNWAIQIARGMNYLHNEAPMSIIHRDLKSSNVLIYEAIEGNHLQQKTLKITDFGLAREMYNTQRMSAAGTYAWMPPEVISVSTYSKFSDVWSYGVLLWELITGETPYKGFDPLSVAYGVAVNTLTLPIPKTCPETWGALMKSCWQTDPHKRPGFKEILKQLESIACSKFTLTPQESFHYMQECWRKEIAGVLHDLREKEKELRNKEEQLLRVQNEQREKANLLKIREQNLREREMVLIERELVMMQPVPSKRKHKKGKKNKPLQISLPTGFRHTITAVRDKAEQPGSPSLSGLRIVALTDGHKGKTWGPSTMHQRERSLLPSQLSGGQPEWPAQTSTHSSFSKSAPNLDKKQQQQQNQQQVASLTPPPGLGTLGGSGSGGAGGTPATPLLYPGIPIILTRPNNNNIGNCKAITTTITTTTTTTTNNNNNSISANNNNQLNNISTINSNNNNSQTNLTSQPNTIIVLQNGRSNSNSSTTSQSPAKIYHRARSQEYGLDHPHAYQPPPLYLVTDDSSETDTVASPTGCFHFLKSGNSSTASGAVHLHRFGGSLGNSPAVGRKKHSLDSSSHHPPPNGSNSFALPNQLTLPSEDNNTYDHAFYRDVIKKMSMASSERVNSKSSGDLTMYNSSTPLTARDCDDAEEAFEGGRFQRNFSGSQFPRHCFFTRQEEEGEAEEEEEVAAEVDTAEADAEDECQVPASQMRQNSTTSRKSSVTFQSVSFEEPDFVATPRTTARSDLYTSNASISFATYRSASPSLSSSSTTASASPSIASTEAVNGYHMQENSILNTRRMQDVQPHPDVIKLKEHLRAQEQRQQTKNQKKQRPKHITKSKSVEAPVEGQHHEHDDHNDPQHQHHSAGSSKIRALFNIFTRSRKKYSKLAEHNMVGGPEFCAIDPYQTDLAMGGSSRSLKRKGKKPQTQSCEQLERC; from the exons ATGCCCTCGCAGGTCTCCCGAGGATTGGACACCACCAACATGCTGCCAATCAgcgaggagcagcagctgcaacagcagcagcagcagttggaGCAACTGCATCATCCGCAGATACCAGAGATTCCCATACCAGATCTAGAGCAAGTCGAGACCCAGGTGGGCGATGGCAGCCTGTGGACAGCGCTGTATGACTACGATGCCCAGGGCGAGGATGAGCTGACACTGCGACGCGGCGAAATCGTGGTAGTCTTGTCCACGGACAGCGAGGTGTCTGGCGATGTGGGCTGGTGGACCGGCAAGATTGGAGATAAG GTCGGTGTCTTCCCCAAAGACTTTGTCACCGATGAGGACCCACTGCAACTGAATGTCTCGTCCGCCATTGGCGACATTCAACCGCATGAGATCGAATACAATGAGCTGGACATCAAGGAAGTCATCGGCTCCGGCGGCTTCTGCAAAGTCCACCGTGGCTACTACGATGGCGAGGAGGTGGCCATTAAGATTGCCCATCAAACGGGCGAGGATGATATGCAAAGGATGCGGGACAACGTCCTGCAGGAGGCCAAACTGTTCTGGGCCCTCAAGCACGAAAACATAGCAGCCCTGCGAGGAGTATGTCTGAATACCAAACTCTGCCTGGTGATGGAGTACGCCAGGGGAGGAAGTCTTAATCGCATACTGGCTGGCAAGATACCACCCGATGTACTAGTCAACTGGGCCATTCAGATAGCCAGAGGCATGAACTATCTGCACAATGAGGCGCCCATGTCGATCATACATCGCGACCTCAAGTCCTCCAATGTGCTGATCTACGAGGCCATCGAGGGCAATCATCTGCAGCAGAAGACGCTCAAGATCACGGATTTCGGTTTGGCCAGGGAGATGTACAACACGCAGAGGATGAGTGCGGCGGGCACGTACGCTTGGATGCCGCCGGAGGTCATCAGCGTTAGCACCTATTCCAA ATTCTCCGATGTTTGGAGCTACGGTGTTTTGCTGTGGGAACTGATAACGGGCGAGACGCCCTACAAGGGCTTCGATCCGTTGTCCGTGGCCTATGGCGTGGCTGTCAACACGCTGACCTTGCCCATACCAAAAACCTGCCCCGAGACGTGGGGAGCCCTGATGAAGA GCTGCTGGCAAACGGATCCGCACAAGCGACCGGGCTTTAAGGAGATTCTCAAACAGCTGGAGAGCATCGCCTGCTCCAAGTTCACGCTGACGCCTCAGGAGTCGTTTCACTACATGCAGGAGTGCTGGCGAAAGGAGATCGCCGGAGTGCTACATGATTTGCGCGAAAAAGAAAAG GAACTGCGCAAcaaggaggagcagctgctcAGGGTGCAGAACGAGCAGCGCGAGAAGGCGAATCTCCTAAAGATCCGGGAGCAGAATCTGCGCGAGCGTGAAATGGTGCTGATCGAACGGGAGCTTGTCATGATGCAGCCGGTGCCATCGAAACGCAAACACAAAAAGGGCAAAAAG AACAAACCACTGCAGATATCGCTGCCCACGGGCTTCCGGCACACGATTACGGCCGTACGCGACAAGGCGGAACAGCCGGGATCACCTTCCCTCTCCGGGTTGCGCATCGTGGCAC TGACCGATGGGCACAAGGGCAAGACATGGGGCCCGTCGACGATGCATCAGCGGGAGCGATCCCTACTGCCTTCGCAACTGAGCGGCGGTCAGCCGGAATGGCCCGCCCAGACCTCAACCCACTCCTCCTTCAGCAAGAGTGCTCCGAATCTGGacaagaagcagcagcagcagcagaaccaGCAACAGGTGGCCTCGCTGACACCGCCGCCGGGTTTGGGAACTTTgggtggaagtggaagtggaggCGCTGGTGGGACGCCGGCCACACCCTTGTTGTACCCAGGTATACCCATTATACTAACGCgccccaacaacaacaacattggCAATTGTAAagccatcaccaccaccatcacaaccaccaccaccacaaccaccaacaacaacaacaacagcatctccgccaacaacaacaatcagCTAAATAATATTAGTACTATTAAtagcaataacaataacagtCAAACTAACCTGACCTCCCAACCGAACACGATAATCGTCCTCCAGAACGGCCGGAGCAACTCcaacagcagcaccaccagtcAATCCCCAGCCAAGATCTACCATCGCGCCAGGAGCCAGGAGTACGGACTGGATCATCCGCATGCGTATCAGCCACCACCACTCTATTTGGTAACGGATGACAGCTCGGAAACGGACACCGTGGCCAGTCCGACCGGTTGCTTTCACTTCCTGAAGTCCGGCAATTCGTCGACGGCCAGTGGTGCCGTGCATCTGCATCGCTTTGGCGGCAGTCTGGGCAACAGCCCAGCTGTGGGCAGAAAGAAGCATTCGCTGGACAGCAGCAGTCATCATCCGCCTCCGAACGGTAGCAATAGCTTTGCACTGCCCAACCAGTTAACTCTGCCATCGGAGGATAACAATACGTATGACCATGCCTTCTATCGGGATGTGATCAAGAAGATGTCCATGGCCAGCAGCGAAAGGGTGAACTCCAAGTCCAGTGGCGACCTGACCATGTACAACTCCAGCACACCGCTGACTGCCAGGGATTGCGATGATGCGGAGGAGGCCTTCGAGGGCGGACGCTTTCAGCGTAACTTTTCCGGCTCGCAGTTTCCACGGCACTGCTTCTTCACCAGGCAGGAGGAGGAAGGGGaagcggaggaggaggaggaggtggcggCGGAGGTGGACACAGCAGAAGCGGATGCCGAAGACGAGTGTCAAGTGCCCGCCAGTCAGATGCGCCAGAACTCCACCACGTCGCGCAAGAGCTCAGTGACCTTCCAGAGCGTCAGTTTCGAGGAGCCCGATTTCGTGGCCACGCCACGAACGACTGCCAGATCGGATCTATATACATCCAATGCCTCCATTAGCTTCGCCACCTACCGCTCCGCCTCGCCATCGCTGTCCTCGTCGTCCACCACTGCATCCGCCTCACCGTCCATTGCTTCTACGGAAGCTGTGAACGGCTATCACATGCAGGAGAACTCCATACTGAACACGCGTCGGATGCAAGATGTTCAGCCGCATCCCGATGTCATTAAGCTGAAGGAACACCTGCGGGCCCAGGAACAGCGCCAGCAGACCAAGAACCAAAAGAAGCAGCGGCCCAAGCACATTACCAAATCCAAGTCTGTTGAGGCGCCAGTCGAGGGACAGCACCATGAACATGATGACCACAATGATCCACAGCACCAGCATCACTCGGCTGGATCGAGCAAAATCCGCGCTCTTTTCAATATCTTCACGCGCTCGCGAAAGAAGTACAGCAAGCTGGCGGAGCACAACATGGTCGGTGGGCCCGAGTTCTGTGCCATTGATCCGTATCAAACCGATTTGGCCATGGGCGGCAGCAGTCGCTCCCTGAAGCGCAAGGGCAAGAAGCCGCAGACGCAATCCTGCGAGCAACTGGAGCGATGCTGA